The window TGTGGGGTGCCGTCGGCGTCGACGACGAGGCTGATGGCGCGGCTGGTGACGGGGCAGGTGGACCGCACCTGTGCCGGCTCGTCGAGCAGGATGGGCAGGAACAGCGCGTCGAACCCGCACCAGGTGTAGAGGTCGTTGTCACGCACGCGGAAGCGGTGCGGCGTGGGGTTGAGCGTCAGTGCGGCACCGACGACGGCCCCATCCTCCACCTCGTAGCCGGCGGCAGCGGCCGCCGCGATGCGCTGCTGTACCTGCGTCGACGGTTGGGCGGTCGCGTCGGCGAGGTAGGCGACATCCGCGGGGAGTCCGTCGGCGAGCCGGTCGAGGACCGCCGCTCCGAACCCGCCACCGTCATCGAGTGACGCGAGAGTGGCGCGGCGGCTCCAGGTCTCCAACAGCTCCTCGATCGTCGGGGTAGGCACGGTCCTCTCGAGTTCGGCGGGCGACCCCCTCTGGGGCGGCGCCCCGAAGCAGGTCATGCCAGCACTTCTCGGAGCTGCTCGAGCGTCGGGGCGCCGGAAGGGCCGTCGGGGGTCTGGTAGATCCGACAGGACAGTCCGAAGGGCTCGTCACCCTGGGCGAACGCGTCGGTCCCGTCGACCAGGACCGTCGGTGATCCCCGGAACGCCAACCGCTCCGCGTCCTCCGGGCTGTCCACCTCGACGTAGGTGATCTCGAACCCGAGTTCGTCAGCGAGGACGCGGAGCCGTTCGTCGGCGGTCATCCACGACGGACAGCCGTCGAAG of the Actinomycetota bacterium genome contains:
- a CDS encoding thioredoxin family protein produces the protein MPQVKLLYFDGCPSWMTADERLRVLADELGFEITYVEVDSPEDAERLAFRGSPTVLVDGTDAFAQGDEPFGLSCRIYQTPDGPSGAPTLEQLREVLA